A single region of the Pseudomonas sp. VD-NE ins genome encodes:
- a CDS encoding tetratricopeptide repeat protein, with protein MLESLEKMLAKGVDNSLLRFGLGKGYLDLGENAKAAEHFQRCVGFDPKYSAAWKLLGKAQLALGDHTAARQAWEQGLEAARAHGDKQAEKEMTVFLKKLDRQAQ; from the coding sequence ATGCTCGAATCCCTGGAAAAAATGCTCGCCAAGGGTGTGGATAACTCCCTGCTGCGCTTCGGCCTGGGCAAGGGCTATCTGGATCTTGGGGAAAACGCCAAGGCTGCCGAGCATTTTCAGCGCTGTGTCGGTTTCGATCCGAAATATTCGGCGGCATGGAAATTGTTGGGCAAGGCGCAATTGGCACTGGGCGATCACACCGCCGCACGGCAGGCATGGGAACAGGGTCTGGAAGCCGCCCGCGCCCATGGCGACAAGCAGGCCGAGAAGGAAATGACGGTATTTCTGAAGAAGCTCGATCGTCAGGCGCAATAA
- the glyS gene encoding glycine--tRNA ligase subunit beta, whose translation MSAQDFLVELGTEELPPKALNTLADAFLAGIDKGLQAAGLSYETKTVYAAPRRLAVLITALATQQPDRSINLDGPPRQAAFDADGNPTQAALGFAKKCGVDLSEIDQSGPKLRYSQSIAGKPTASLLPTIVEDSLNDLPIPKRMRWGARKEEFVRPTQWLVMLLGDQVIDCTILAQKAGRDSRGHRFHHPQSVRIGSPSSYLADLRAAYVLADANERREIISKRTEELATRQEGTAIVPPALLDEVTALVEWPVPLVCSFEERFLDVPQEALITTMQDNQKYFCLLDAYGKLLPRFITVANIESKDPQQIIAGNEKVVRPRLTDAEFFFKQDKKQKLEAFNDRLKNVVFQEKLGSVYDKAERVSKLAAYIAARIGGNASWAARAGLLSKCDLATEMVGEFPEMQGVAGYYYALNDGEPEDVALALNEQYMPRGAGAELPATLTGAAVAIADKLDTLVGIFGIGMLPTGSKDPYALRRAALGVLRILIEKKLDLDLNDAVAFAVAAFGAKVKAAGLNESVLEFIFDRLRARYEDEGVEVATYLSVRALKPGSALDFDQRVQAVQAFRKLPEAAALAAVNKRVSNLLSKLEGAVPTEVQAKYFDNANEFSLYSAIQQADQAVQPMAAARQYNESLARLAALREPVDAFFDAVMVNADDANVRANRYALLARLRGLFLGVADISLLG comes from the coding sequence ATGAGTGCGCAAGATTTTCTGGTTGAACTGGGCACCGAAGAACTGCCACCGAAAGCCCTGAACACCTTGGCTGACGCGTTCCTCGCCGGTATCGACAAAGGCCTGCAAGCCGCTGGCCTGAGCTACGAGACTAAAACCGTCTACGCCGCACCGCGTCGTCTGGCTGTGCTGATCACCGCGCTGGCGACCCAGCAACCGGATCGCAGCATCAACCTCGACGGCCCGCCACGTCAGGCGGCGTTCGACGCTGACGGTAACCCGACTCAAGCAGCACTGGGCTTTGCCAAAAAGTGCGGCGTTGATTTGAGCGAAATCGATCAGAGCGGCCCGAAACTGCGTTACAGCCAGAGCATCGCCGGCAAGCCGACCGCGAGCCTGCTGCCGACCATCGTCGAAGACTCGCTGAACGACCTGCCGATCCCGAAACGCATGCGTTGGGGTGCGCGCAAGGAAGAGTTCGTGCGTCCGACCCAATGGCTGGTGATGCTGCTCGGTGACCAGGTCATCGATTGCACCATCCTCGCGCAAAAGGCTGGCCGTGACTCCCGTGGTCACCGCTTCCATCACCCGCAAAGCGTGCGCATCGGTTCGCCGTCGAGCTACCTCGCCGACCTGCGTGCCGCTTATGTGCTGGCCGACGCCAATGAGCGTCGCGAGATCATCAGCAAGCGCACCGAAGAACTGGCCACCCGTCAGGAAGGCACGGCAATCGTTCCACCGGCACTGCTCGACGAAGTGACCGCGCTGGTTGAATGGCCGGTGCCGCTGGTGTGCTCGTTCGAGGAACGTTTCCTCGACGTGCCGCAAGAAGCGCTGATCACCACCATGCAGGACAACCAGAAGTACTTCTGCCTGCTGGATGCCTACGGCAAGTTGCTGCCACGTTTCATCACTGTGGCCAACATCGAAAGCAAAGATCCGCAGCAGATCATCGCCGGTAACGAGAAAGTGGTTCGCCCACGTCTGACCGACGCCGAGTTCTTCTTCAAGCAGGACAAGAAGCAGAAGCTCGAAGCTTTCAATGATCGCCTGAAGAACGTGGTGTTCCAGGAAAAACTCGGCAGCGTCTACGACAAGGCCGAGCGTGTTTCCAAACTGGCTGCGTACATCGCCGCACGCATTGGCGGCAACGCCTCTTGGGCTGCGCGCGCAGGCCTGCTGTCGAAGTGCGACCTGGCCACTGAAATGGTTGGCGAGTTCCCGGAGATGCAAGGTGTCGCCGGTTATTACTACGCCCTCAATGACGGTGAGCCGGAAGACGTCGCGCTGGCGCTCAACGAGCAATACATGCCACGTGGTGCCGGTGCAGAACTGCCAGCCACCCTGACCGGTGCAGCCGTTGCGATCGCTGACAAGCTCGACACCCTGGTCGGTATCTTCGGTATCGGCATGCTGCCAACCGGCAGCAAAGACCCGTATGCCCTGCGCCGTGCGGCACTCGGCGTGCTGCGCATCCTGATCGAGAAGAAACTTGATCTGGACCTGAACGACGCCGTGGCTTTCGCCGTGGCTGCATTCGGTGCCAAGGTCAAGGCTGCCGGGCTCAACGAGTCCGTGCTGGAATTCATCTTCGACCGTTTGCGTGCGCGTTACGAAGACGAAGGCGTTGAAGTCGCCACTTACCTGTCGGTACGTGCCCTGAAGCCGGGTTCGGCGCTGGACTTCGACCAGCGTGTGCAAGCGGTGCAGGCCTTCCGCAAACTGCCGGAAGCGGCAGCGCTGGCGGCGGTGAACAAGCGTGTATCGAACCTGTTGAGCAAACTCGAAGGCGCGGTACCGACCGAGGTGCAAGCCAAGTACTTCGACAACGCCAACGAGTTCTCGCTGTACTCGGCGATCCAGCAAGCGGATCAAGCAGTGCAGCCAATGGCCGCAGCGCGTCAGTACAACGAATCGCTGGCACGCCTGGCGGCATTGCGTGAGCCGGTGGATGCGTTCTTCGACGCGGTGATGGTCAATGCCGACGACGCCAATGTGCGGGCCAACCGTTACGCGCTGCTGGCGCGTCTGCGTGGTCTGTTCCTCGGTGTTGCCGACATTTCGCTGCTGGGTTGA
- a CDS encoding PilZ domain-containing protein: MSEHRKSFRIKITHDSFGECLGQTRNLSPTGVFVQHPVLASLPKGAVVYGQVQDLPTGAPRVRMEVVTVDADGIGLRYL; the protein is encoded by the coding sequence ATGTCCGAACACCGCAAATCCTTCCGCATCAAGATTACCCACGACAGCTTCGGCGAATGCCTCGGGCAGACGCGCAATCTGTCGCCTACCGGGGTGTTCGTGCAGCATCCGGTTTTGGCTTCCTTACCCAAAGGTGCAGTGGTTTACGGCCAGGTGCAGGACTTACCCACAGGCGCGCCGCGGGTACGGATGGAAGTGGTTACAGTGGATGCCGACGGTATCGGCCTTCGCTACCTTTGA
- the glyQ gene encoding glycine--tRNA ligase subunit alpha: protein MSQPTPAVRTFQDLILALQQYWAEQGCVVLQPYDMEVGAGTFHTATFLRAIGPETWNAAYVQPSRRPTDGRYGENPNRLQHYYQFQVVLKPNPDNFQELYLGSLKHVGLDPLVHDIRFVEDNWESPTLGAWGLGWEVWLNGMEVTQFTYFQQAGGIECYPVTGEITYGLERLAMYLQGVDSVYDLVWADGPMGKVTYGDVFHQNEVEQSTYNFEHANVDKLFELFDFYEGEAKRLIELDQPLPLPSYEMVLKASHTFNLLDARRAISVTARQQYILRVRTLARSVAQAYLLARAKLGFPMATPDLRDEVLAKLEAAQ, encoded by the coding sequence GTGAGCCAGCCTACGCCAGCCGTGCGTACCTTCCAAGACTTGATCCTCGCGCTCCAGCAATACTGGGCCGAGCAAGGTTGCGTGGTACTTCAGCCCTACGATATGGAAGTAGGCGCCGGCACTTTCCACACCGCGACCTTCCTCCGCGCCATCGGCCCGGAAACCTGGAACGCCGCCTACGTGCAGCCAAGCCGCCGTCCGACTGACGGCCGTTACGGCGAAAACCCGAACCGTCTGCAGCACTACTATCAGTTCCAGGTCGTCCTGAAGCCGAACCCGGACAACTTCCAGGAACTGTACCTGGGCTCGCTCAAGCATGTCGGCCTGGACCCGCTGGTCCACGACATTCGCTTTGTCGAAGACAACTGGGAATCGCCGACCCTCGGCGCCTGGGGTCTGGGCTGGGAAGTCTGGCTGAACGGCATGGAAGTGACTCAATTCACTTACTTCCAGCAGGCGGGCGGCATCGAGTGCTACCCGGTGACCGGCGAGATCACTTACGGTCTCGAGCGTCTGGCCATGTACCTGCAAGGCGTGGATTCGGTCTACGACCTGGTCTGGGCTGACGGCCCGATGGGCAAAGTCACCTACGGCGACGTGTTCCACCAGAATGAAGTGGAGCAGTCCACTTACAACTTCGAACACGCCAACGTCGACAAACTGTTCGAGCTGTTCGACTTCTATGAAGGCGAAGCCAAGCGTCTGATCGAACTAGACCAGCCGCTGCCGTTGCCGAGCTACGAAATGGTGTTGAAGGCGTCGCACACCTTCAACCTGCTGGATGCGCGCCGGGCGATCTCGGTGACCGCGCGTCAGCAATACATTCTGCGCGTACGCACCTTGGCGCGTTCCGTTGCGCAAGCCTACCTGCTGGCACGCGCCAAGCTGGGCTTCCCGATGGCGACCCCGGACCTGCGTGACGAAGTACTGGCCAAGCTGGAGGCAGCACAATGA
- the trkA gene encoding Trk system potassium transporter TrkA, with amino-acid sequence MKIIILGAGQVGGSLAEHLASEANDITVVDTDGERLRDLGDRLDIRTIQGRGSLPSVLRQAGADDADMLVAVTNSDETNMVACQVAHTLFHTPTKIARVREASYLNREEQLFQNEAIPVDVLISPEQVVTNYIKRLIQHPGALQVIDFAEGAAQLVAVRAYYGGPLVGQQLRQLREHMPNVETRVAAIFRRDRPILPQGDTVIEADDEVFFIAARENIRAVMSEMRRLDETYKRIVIAGGGQIGERLAEAIESRYQVKIIEMNPARCRYLSDTLDSTVVLQGSASDRDLLLEENIADADIFLALTNDDEANIMSSLLAKRLGAKKVMTIINNPAYVDLIQGGDIDIAISPQLATIGTLLAHVRRGDIVSVHSLRRGAAEAIEAIAHGDAKSSKVIGKPIEKIGLPPGTTIGAVIRNEQVIIAHDDTVIEAGDHVILFLVDKKHIRDVEKLFHVGLSFF; translated from the coding sequence ATGAAAATCATCATCCTCGGTGCGGGACAGGTCGGCGGTTCGCTGGCCGAGCATTTGGCCAGCGAGGCCAATGACATCACGGTGGTCGACACCGACGGCGAGCGCCTGCGCGACCTCGGCGACCGTCTCGACATCCGCACCATTCAGGGCCGTGGCTCGTTGCCGTCGGTGCTGCGTCAGGCCGGCGCCGACGACGCCGACATGCTGGTGGCGGTGACCAACAGCGACGAGACCAACATGGTCGCCTGTCAGGTGGCCCACACCCTGTTCCACACCCCGACCAAGATCGCCCGGGTGCGTGAAGCGTCCTATTTGAACCGCGAAGAACAGCTGTTCCAGAACGAAGCGATTCCGGTCGACGTGTTGATCAGCCCCGAGCAAGTGGTGACCAACTACATCAAGCGCCTGATCCAGCATCCCGGCGCCTTGCAGGTAATCGACTTTGCCGAAGGCGCGGCGCAACTGGTGGCGGTGCGCGCTTATTACGGCGGGCCGCTGGTGGGTCAGCAACTGCGCCAGTTGCGTGAGCACATGCCGAATGTCGAAACCCGCGTGGCAGCGATTTTCCGTCGCGACCGGCCAATCCTGCCCCAGGGCGACACGGTGATCGAGGCCGATGACGAAGTCTTCTTCATCGCTGCCCGTGAGAATATTCGCGCAGTGATGAGCGAAATGCGCCGCCTCGACGAAACCTACAAACGCATCGTCATCGCTGGCGGCGGGCAGATCGGTGAACGTCTGGCCGAGGCCATCGAAAGCCGTTATCAGGTGAAGATCATCGAGATGAACCCGGCGCGTTGCCGTTATCTCTCCGACACCCTCGACAGCACCGTGGTCTTGCAGGGCAGCGCTTCCGACCGTGATTTGCTGCTGGAGGAGAACATTGCCGACGCCGACATTTTCCTCGCGCTGACCAACGATGACGAAGCCAACATCATGTCGTCGCTGCTGGCCAAACGGCTGGGGGCGAAGAAGGTCATGACGATCATCAACAACCCGGCGTATGTCGACCTGATTCAGGGCGGCGACATCGACATCGCCATCAGCCCGCAACTGGCGACTATCGGCACCCTGCTGGCCCACGTGCGCCGTGGCGATATCGTCAGCGTGCACTCACTGCGTCGCGGTGCGGCGGAAGCCATTGAGGCGATTGCCCACGGTGATGCGAAGTCGAGCAAGGTGATTGGCAAACCGATCGAGAAGATTGGCCTGCCGCCGGGCACCACGATTGGTGCGGTGATCCGCAATGAACAAGTGATCATCGCCCACGATGACACGGTGATCGAAGCGGGCGACCACGTGATTCTGTTCCTTGTGGATAAAAAGCATATTCGCGATGTGGAGAAGTTGTTCCATGTCGGGTTGAGCTTCTTCTGA
- a CDS encoding lysophospholipid acyltransferase: MEKFKGALLVGALRLFALLPWRAVQAVGSAIGWIMWKTPNRSRDVVRINLAKCFPQMDPAERERLVGQSLKDIGKSLTESACAWIWPAQRSIDLVREVEGLDVLKDALASGKGVVGITSHLGNWEVLNHFYCSQCKPIIFYRPPKLKAVDELLRKQRVQLGNKVAASTKEGILSVIKEVRKGGAVGIPADPEPAESAGIFVPFFATQALTSKFVPNMLAGGKAVGVFLHALRLPDGSGYKVILEAAPEAMYSTDTAESCAAMSKVVERYVAAYPSQYMWSMKRFKKRPPGEERWY, encoded by the coding sequence GTGGAAAAGTTTAAAGGCGCCTTGCTGGTAGGCGCTCTGCGGCTGTTTGCCCTGCTGCCATGGCGGGCCGTGCAGGCCGTGGGTTCGGCGATCGGCTGGATCATGTGGAAAACCCCCAACCGCTCCCGCGACGTGGTGCGGATCAACCTCGCCAAGTGTTTTCCACAGATGGACCCGGCCGAACGGGAACGTCTGGTCGGCCAGAGCCTGAAAGACATCGGCAAGTCGCTGACTGAAAGCGCCTGCGCGTGGATCTGGCCGGCGCAACGCTCGATTGACTTGGTGCGCGAAGTCGAAGGTCTCGATGTGCTGAAAGACGCACTGGCCTCGGGCAAAGGCGTGGTCGGCATCACCAGCCACTTGGGCAATTGGGAAGTGCTCAACCACTTCTATTGCAGCCAGTGCAAACCGATCATTTTCTATCGCCCGCCGAAGCTTAAGGCTGTGGATGAATTGCTGCGCAAACAGCGTGTGCAACTGGGCAACAAAGTCGCTGCTTCCACTAAGGAAGGCATTCTCAGCGTCATCAAGGAAGTGCGCAAAGGTGGTGCAGTGGGCATTCCCGCTGACCCGGAACCGGCCGAATCCGCCGGGATCTTCGTGCCATTCTTCGCCACGCAGGCGCTGACCAGCAAATTCGTGCCGAATATGTTGGCTGGCGGCAAAGCCGTCGGCGTGTTCCTGCATGCACTGCGCCTGCCCGACGGCTCTGGCTATAAAGTCATCCTCGAAGCCGCGCCCGAAGCCATGTACAGCACCGATACCGCCGAATCCTGCGCTGCCATGAGCAAAGTAGTCGAGCGCTACGTAGCCGCTTATCCAAGCCAGTACATGTGGAGCATGAAACGCTTCAAGAAGCGTCCACCGGGCGAAGAGCGCTGGTACTGA
- a CDS encoding LysM peptidoglycan-binding domain-containing protein — MRKTLLALLLLASAGVAQGQVQLRDGFPQQYTVVSGDTLWDISGKYLREPWQWPQLWRANPQIENPNLIYPGDTLTLSYVDGQPRLTLNRGESRGTIKLSPRIRTSPVAEAIPSIPLKSINSFLLSNRIVDKAEDFDKAPYIVAGDAERVLSGTGDRIFARGHFDPDQPVYGIFRQGKVYTDPQTKEFLGINADDIGGGEIVATEGDVATLALQRTTQEVRLGDRLFSGEERSINSTFMPSAPTTSINGVIIDVPRGVTQIGVMDVVTLNKGKRDGLAEGNVLVVMKTGETVRDRITGQPLKIPDERAGLLMVFRTYDKLSYGLVLNASRSLAVLDKVRNP, encoded by the coding sequence ATGAGGAAAACACTACTCGCCCTGCTGCTGTTGGCTTCGGCCGGCGTGGCGCAAGGGCAAGTGCAACTCAGGGATGGTTTTCCACAGCAATACACGGTGGTTTCGGGGGACACGCTCTGGGACATTTCCGGCAAATACCTGCGCGAGCCCTGGCAGTGGCCACAACTGTGGCGGGCCAATCCGCAAATCGAAAACCCCAACCTGATCTATCCCGGCGACACGCTGACGCTCAGTTATGTCGACGGCCAACCGCGTCTGACGCTTAATCGTGGCGAGTCGCGCGGCACCATCAAGCTCTCGCCGCGTATTCGCACCAGCCCGGTAGCCGAGGCGATTCCGAGCATTCCACTGAAATCGATCAACAGCTTTCTGCTGAGCAACCGCATCGTCGACAAGGCCGAGGATTTCGACAAGGCGCCGTATATCGTCGCCGGCGATGCCGAGCGCGTGCTCAGCGGCACCGGTGACCGTATCTTCGCGCGCGGCCATTTCGATCCGGATCAGCCGGTCTACGGCATTTTCCGTCAGGGCAAGGTCTACACCGATCCGCAGACCAAGGAGTTTCTCGGGATCAACGCCGACGATATCGGCGGCGGTGAAATCGTCGCCACCGAAGGCGACGTCGCCACCCTCGCCCTGCAACGCACCACCCAGGAAGTGCGCCTCGGCGACCGTCTGTTCAGTGGCGAAGAGCGTTCGATCAATTCGACCTTCATGCCCAGCGCGCCCACGACCAGCATTAACGGCGTGATCATCGATGTGCCGCGCGGCGTTACCCAGATCGGTGTGATGGACGTGGTCACGTTGAACAAAGGCAAGCGCGACGGTCTGGCCGAAGGCAACGTGCTGGTGGTGATGAAAACCGGCGAAACCGTGCGTGACCGCATTACCGGCCAGCCACTGAAAATTCCCGACGAACGCGCCGGGTTGCTGATGGTGTTTCGCACTTACGACAAACTCAGCTACGGCCTCGTTCTCAACGCTTCACGCTCGCTGGCGGTGCTCGACAAGGTGCGAAATCCGTAA
- a CDS encoding DNA-3-methyladenine glycosylase I: MPRCFWCTEDPLYMAYHDQEWGTPLRDAQGLFELLLLEGFQAGLSWITVLRKRERYREVLFGFDVQRVAQMSDAEIDELMLDPGIIRNRLKLNAARRNAQAWLALEDPVAFLWSFVNDQPIINHFKNRSEVPAITPEALAMSKGLKKAGFTFVGPTICYALMQASGMVMDHTQDCDRYAQLANGG; encoded by the coding sequence ATGCCACGCTGCTTTTGGTGTACCGAAGATCCGCTATACATGGCTTATCACGACCAGGAGTGGGGCACGCCGCTACGCGATGCGCAGGGTTTGTTCGAGTTGCTTTTGCTCGAAGGGTTCCAGGCCGGGCTTTCCTGGATCACCGTGCTGCGCAAGCGCGAGCGTTATCGCGAGGTGCTGTTCGGCTTCGACGTACAGCGCGTTGCGCAGATGAGCGACGCCGAAATCGACGAACTGATGCTCGATCCGGGAATCATCCGCAACCGCCTCAAACTCAACGCCGCCCGCCGGAATGCCCAGGCCTGGCTGGCGCTGGAGGATCCGGTGGCCTTCCTCTGGTCGTTCGTCAACGACCAACCGATCATCAATCATTTCAAGAATCGCAGCGAAGTCCCGGCGATCACCCCCGAAGCGCTAGCGATGAGCAAAGGCCTGAAAAAGGCCGGGTTCACGTTCGTCGGCCCGACCATTTGCTACGCGCTGATGCAGGCCTCGGGCATGGTCATGGATCACACTCAGGATTGCGACCGCTACGCGCAGCTCGCCAACGGCGGTTAG
- the rsmB gene encoding 16S rRNA (cytosine(967)-C(5))-methyltransferase RsmB, whose protein sequence is MNPRLAAAKALAAVLSGKASLNSSLPTQLDKVEDRDRGFTQDLAFGTARWQPRLSALAEKLLQKPFKAADADVEALLLVGLYQLLYTRVPAHAAIGETVGCADKLKKPWAKGLLNAVLRNAQRESETIFAELERDPVVRTAHPRWLQKSLKAFWPEQWEAICEANNAHPPMILRVNRRHHSRDAYLGLLTEAGIAATPCVYSRDGIILEAAADVRSLPGFAEGWISVQDEAAQLAADLLDLVPGQRVLDACCAPGGKTCHILEAEPALASVVAVDLEAKRLVRVKENLERLGLNAELIAADGRDTEKWWDGKPFQRILLDAPCSATGVIRRHPDIKLTRQPDDIVALAQLQGELLDAMWKTLEVGGILLYATCSTLPTENTEVIAAFLERTPGARELDLATSAGIKQPHGRQLLAQQGGHDGFYYAKLIKIAAARG, encoded by the coding sequence ATGAATCCGCGTCTGGCCGCCGCCAAGGCACTCGCCGCCGTGCTCAGCGGCAAAGCCTCGCTGAACAGCTCCCTGCCGACGCAACTGGACAAGGTCGAGGATCGCGATCGCGGTTTCACTCAGGATCTGGCCTTCGGCACCGCGCGCTGGCAGCCACGCCTGTCGGCACTGGCGGAAAAACTCCTACAGAAACCGTTCAAGGCTGCCGACGCCGATGTTGAAGCGCTGCTGCTGGTCGGTCTCTACCAATTGCTCTACACCCGCGTGCCGGCCCACGCCGCCATCGGCGAAACCGTCGGTTGCGCCGACAAGCTGAAAAAGCCGTGGGCCAAAGGCCTGCTCAACGCCGTGCTGCGCAACGCCCAGCGCGAAAGCGAAACGATTTTCGCCGAACTGGAACGTGATCCGGTGGTGCGCACCGCTCACCCGCGCTGGCTGCAAAAATCCCTCAAGGCGTTCTGGCCGGAACAGTGGGAAGCGATTTGTGAGGCGAACAACGCGCATCCGCCGATGATCCTGCGGGTCAATCGTCGTCATCACAGCCGCGACGCTTACCTCGGTTTGCTGACTGAGGCCGGGATTGCTGCAACACCATGCGTGTACAGCCGCGACGGCATCATCCTCGAAGCCGCCGCCGACGTACGCAGCCTGCCGGGTTTCGCTGAAGGCTGGATCAGCGTGCAGGACGAAGCCGCGCAACTGGCTGCCGACCTGCTCGATCTGGTGCCGGGGCAACGCGTGCTCGACGCCTGTTGCGCGCCGGGCGGCAAGACCTGTCACATCCTCGAAGCCGAACCGGCGCTGGCCAGTGTGGTGGCGGTGGATCTGGAAGCCAAGCGTCTGGTGCGCGTTAAGGAAAACCTAGAACGCCTCGGTCTAAACGCCGAACTGATCGCCGCCGACGGTCGCGATACCGAGAAATGGTGGGACGGCAAACCGTTCCAGCGCATTTTGCTCGACGCACCATGCTCGGCCACCGGCGTGATCCGCCGCCATCCGGACATCAAGCTGACCCGTCAGCCGGACGACATCGTCGCCCTCGCGCAACTGCAAGGCGAATTGCTCGACGCCATGTGGAAAACCCTCGAAGTCGGCGGCATCCTGTTGTATGCCACCTGCTCGACGCTGCCGACCGAGAACACCGAAGTCATCGCCGCGTTCCTTGAGCGCACCCCCGGTGCCCGCGAACTGGACCTGGCCACCAGCGCCGGGATCAAACAGCCCCATGGTCGCCAATTGCTGGCCCAGCAAGGTGGGCATGACGGGTTCTACTACGCCAAGCTGATCAAGATCGCTGCCGCGCGCGGCTAA
- the def gene encoding peptide deformylase codes for MAILNILEFPDPRLRTIAKPVAVVDDEVRQLVDDMFETMYEAPGIGLAATQVNVHKRIVVMDLSEDRTEPRVFINPEFESLTEEMEQYQEGCLSVPGFYENVDRPQKVKIKALDRDGKPYELIAEGLLAVCIQHECDHLNGKLFVDYLSTLKRDRIKKKLEKQHRQNA; via the coding sequence ATGGCCATTTTAAACATCCTCGAATTCCCGGACCCGCGTCTGCGCACTATCGCCAAGCCTGTGGCTGTAGTGGACGACGAAGTGCGTCAGTTGGTCGATGACATGTTTGAAACAATGTATGAAGCGCCGGGCATCGGCCTTGCCGCGACCCAGGTCAACGTGCACAAACGTATCGTCGTGATGGACCTTTCCGAAGACCGCACCGAACCGCGGGTGTTCATCAACCCCGAGTTCGAATCGCTGACCGAAGAAATGGAGCAATACCAGGAAGGCTGCCTCTCGGTACCGGGCTTCTACGAAAACGTCGACCGCCCGCAAAAGGTCAAAATCAAGGCGCTGGACCGCGACGGCAAGCCCTATGAGCTGATCGCCGAAGGCCTGCTCGCGGTGTGCATCCAGCACGAATGCGACCACCTCAACGGCAAATTGTTCGTCGATTACCTGTCCACGCTCAAACGCGACCGGATCAAGAAGAAACTGGAAAAGCAGCACCGCCAGAACGCTTGA
- the fmt gene encoding methionyl-tRNA formyltransferase — protein MTEPLRIVFAGTPEFAAEHLKALLNSPYEIVAVYTQPDRPAGRGQKLMPSPVKQLALENNIQVLQPPTLRNAEAQAELAALKPDLLVVVAYGLILPQVVLDIPRLGCINSHASLLPRWRGAAPIQRAVEHGDAESGVTVMRMEAGLDTGPMLLKVVTPISAEDTGGSLHDRLAEMGPPAVVQAIAGLAAGTLEGEVQNDELATYAHKLNKDEARIDWSRPAIELERLVRAFNPWPVTHSTLNGEALKVLAATLAEGKGTPGEVLSASKDGLVVACGDQALCLTRLQLPGGKALNFSDLFNSRREKFAVGTVLGAAVDAQ, from the coding sequence ATGACTGAGCCACTGCGCATCGTTTTTGCCGGCACCCCGGAATTCGCCGCCGAACACCTCAAGGCCCTGCTGAACAGCCCTTACGAGATCGTTGCGGTCTACACCCAACCGGATCGTCCGGCCGGTCGCGGGCAAAAACTGATGCCGAGCCCGGTTAAACAGTTGGCGCTGGAAAATAATATCCAGGTGTTGCAGCCGCCGACTTTGCGCAACGCTGAGGCTCAGGCTGAACTGGCCGCGCTGAAACCGGATCTGCTGGTAGTGGTCGCCTATGGCCTGATCCTGCCGCAAGTGGTGCTGGATATTCCGCGCCTGGGTTGCATCAACAGTCACGCCTCGTTGCTGCCACGCTGGCGCGGTGCGGCGCCGATTCAACGCGCCGTGGAACACGGTGATGCCGAGAGCGGCGTGACCGTGATGCGCATGGAGGCCGGCCTCGACACCGGGCCGATGCTGCTCAAGGTTGTCACGCCGATCAGTGCTGAAGACACTGGTGGCAGCCTGCATGACCGCCTCGCCGAGATGGGCCCGCCGGCCGTGGTGCAAGCGATTGCCGGTCTGGCTGCCGGCACTCTGGAAGGCGAAGTGCAGAACGACGAACTCGCCACTTACGCGCACAAATTGAACAAAGACGAAGCACGCATCGACTGGAGCCGTCCGGCGATTGAGCTGGAGCGACTGGTGCGCGCCTTCAACCCATGGCCGGTCACCCACAGCACCCTCAACGGTGAAGCGCTGAAAGTACTGGCGGCGACACTTGCCGAAGGCAAAGGCACGCCGGGCGAAGTGCTCAGCGCCAGCAAGGACGGTTTGGTAGTCGCTTGCGGCGACCAAGCCCTGTGCCTGACCCGCCTGCAATTGCCAGGCGGCAAGGCGCTGAACTTCAGCGACCTGTTCAACAGCCGTCGTGAGAAGTTCGCGGTCGGCACCGTGCTCGGCGCAGCGGTGGACGCACAATGA